The proteins below come from a single Eucalyptus grandis isolate ANBG69807.140 chromosome 3, ASM1654582v1, whole genome shotgun sequence genomic window:
- the LOC104436621 gene encoding VIN3-like protein 1 isoform X1, with translation MDLEDKFLAKVSGIQSLSSSVQSTPEKNGNSDDASKSPDLLQEFLNKKELIRNCFDKDKKNSASSKSKMREPLKPNNKPFKKQDHRKASNSPSNQPSSKKQTRKGDNPMRLPPAIEQASDFGHSKSWLCKNSACRAVLSTDDTFCKRCSCCICHLFDDNKDPSLWLVCSSESDNGVLGSCGLSCHIECALQREKAGVVDLGQLMQLDGSYCCASCGKVSGILGSWKKQIAMAKDARRIDVLCYRIYLSYRLLDGTSQFKDLHKYVKDAKAKLETEVGPINGFSAKMARGIVSRLSVAVDVQKLCSLAVERAEELLVSASNSNITHREESRPAACKFLFEEVTSSSVIIVLIELSSPSADDIKGYKLWYHKSGAETREEPACVFPRDKRRILISNLQPCTEYSFHIISYTEAGDLGHSEAKCFTKSVEIIHKNHNPLAAIDGNKERALIEGSSSGSNSKPDSTDAVAFAGFKVRDLGKILHLASAQERGCFEGFCSVDMERCCGISKRTEPKKVVENYVPSVPRELDLNVASVPDLNEAAPPYEFSRDEDNGCLFNQVVEVDDDAASHELSKHNGAGPPMIGESAAWTCGAAAGEAPGADSQVELCRKRALSMKEELHDCDSTLINGSPSNISSGSGSLDDNFEDCVKTIRELECRGHINQEFRLKFLTWFSLRSTERERRVVNTFVQALSDDRSSLAGQLVDAFSDLVSNKRPRNGFCNRHFFPPPKPQSEAHSSVF, from the exons ATGGATTTAGAAGACAAGTTCTTAGCTAAAG TTTCAGGTATCCAGAGTCTGTCTTCAAGTGTGCAGAGTACTCCCGAAAAAAATGGGAATTCAGATGATGCTTCAAAAAGTCCAGATCTGCTGCAGGAGTTCTTAAATAAGAAGGAACTTATTCGAAATTGCTTCGATAAGGACAAGAAAAACTCAGCCTCATCCAAAAGCAAAATGAGAGAACCTCTGAAACCAAACAACAAACCATTTAAGAAGCAGGATCACAGGAAAGCCTCTAATAGTCCAAGCAATCAACCTTCTTCCAAGAAGCAAACGAGAAAGGGAGATAATCCAATGCGACTTCCTCCAGCCATTGAACAGGCTTCGGATTTTGGGCATTCAAAGTCATGGTTATGCAAAAATTCAGCATGTAGAGCTGTCCTTTCAACTGATGATACATTTTGCAAGAGGTGCTCTTGCTGCATTTGCCATTTATTTGATGACAATAAGGATCCCAGCCTTTGGTTGGTGTGCTCATCAGAGTCTGACAATGGGGTATTGGGCTCCTGTGGGTTGTCATGCCACATTGAATGTGCTCTTCAACGTGAAAAGGCTGGAGTTGTCGATCTTGGCCAACTGATGCAGCTTGATGGCAGTTACTGCTGTGCGTCTTGTGGCAAAGTTTCTGGAATTTTAGG AAGTTGGAAGAAGCAGATAGCTATGGCTAAGGATGCTCGTCGTATCGATGTCCTCTGCTATAGGATATACTTGAGTTACAGGCTTCTGGATGGTACTTCCCAGTTCAAAGATTTGCACAAATATGTCAAAGATGCAAAGGCCAAATTAGAAACAGAGGTGGGTCCCATTAATGGCTTTTCTGCCAAGATGGCACGGGGAATTGTCAGCAGGCTATCAGTTGCCGTTGATGTGCAGAAACTCTGCTCTCTTGCAGTTGAAAGAGCGGAGGAATTGTTGGTCAGTGCTTCCAACAGCAATATAACTCATAGAG AGGAGTCACGTCCTGCTGCTTGCAAGTTCCTATTTGAGGAAGTAACTTCATCCTCTGTCATTATTGTTCTGATTGAATTGTCTTCTCCATCAGCTGACGACATTAAGGGTTACAAACTGTGGTATCATAAGAGTGGAGCTGAGACAAGAGAAGAACCCGCTTGTGTCTTTCCTAGAGACAAGAGAAGAATTCTGATATCCAATCTGCAGCCATGCACTGAATATTCCTTTCACATAATTTCTTATACAGAAGCAGGTGATTTGGGTCATTCTGAGGCGAAGTGTTTCACAAAAAGTGTGGAGATCATCCACAAGAACCACAACCCATTAGCTGCTATTGATGGCAACAAAGAGAGAGCCCTCATTGAAGGAAGTTCCTCTGGTTCCAATAGCAAGCCTGATTCTACAGATGCAGTTGCTTTTGCTGGTTTCAAGGTCCGTGATCTCGGAAAGATCCTGCACTTGGCTTCAGCTCAAGAGCGAGGATGCTTCGAAGGATTCTGCAGTGTTGATATGGAGAGATGTTGTGGAATAAGCAAAAGGACGGAGCCCAAGAAAGTTGTAGAAAATTATGTGCCATCCGTTCCGCGTGAACTTGACTTAAATGTTGCTTCTGTCCCTGATTTAAATGAGGCAGCCCCTCCCTATGAGTTCTCCAGGGATGAAGATAACGGCTGCTTATTCAATCAGGTTGTTgaggtggatgatgatgctgcTTCCCATGAACTCAGTAAGCACAATGGAGCTGGACCCCCGATGATTGGCGAGTCAGCGGCCTGGACATGTGGGGCTGCTGCTGGAGAAGCACCAGGTGCGGATTCTCAGGTCGAGCTATGCAGAAAAAGAGCTTTGAGCATGAAAGAAGAGTTGCATGATTGCGATAGTACTCTGATAAATGGGTCCCCTAGCAATATTTCTAGTGGTTCGGGAAGCTTGGACGATAACTTTGAGGATTGCGTCAAGACCATCAGGGAACTTGAATGTCGGGGTCACATCAATCAAGAATTCAGGCTAAAATTTTTGACGTGGTTCAGCCTAAGATCCACGGAGCGGGAACGGAGAGTGGTTAACACCTTTGTTCAGGCTCTGAGTGATGACCGAAGTAGCTTAGCGGGACAGTTGGTTGATGCCTTTTCAGATTTGGTATCTAACAAAAGGCCGAGGAACGGGTTCTGCAATAG GCATTTTTTTCCGCCCCCTAAACCTCAGTCCGAAGCACATTCATCCGTATTCTAG
- the LOC104436621 gene encoding VIN3-like protein 1 isoform X2, with the protein MDLEDKFLAKVSGIQSLSSSVQSTPEKNGNSDDASKSPDLLQEFLNKKELIRNCFDKDKKNSASSKSKMREPLKPNNKPFKKQDHRKASNSPSNQPSSKKQTRKGDNPMRLPPAIEQASDFGHSKSWLCKNSACRAVLSTDDTFCKRCSCCICHLFDDNKDPSLWLVCSSESDNGVLGSCGLSCHIECALQREKAGVVDLGQLMQLDGSYCCASCGKVSGILGSWKKQIAMAKDARRIDVLCYRIYLSYRLLDGTSQFKDLHKYVKDAKAKLETEVGPINGFSAKMARGIVSRLSVAVDVQKLCSLAVERAEELLVSASNSNITHREESRPAACKFLFEEVTSSSVIIVLIELSSPSADDIKGYKLWYHKSGAETREEPACVFPRDKRRILISNLQPCTEYSFHIISYTEAGDLGHSEAKCFTKSVEIIHKNHNPLAAIDGNKERALIEGSSSGSNSKPDSTDAVAFAGFKVRDLGKILHLASAQERGCFEGFCSVDMERCCGISKRTEPKKVVENYVPSVPRELDLNVASVPDLNEAAPPYEFSRDEDNGCLFNQVVEVDDDAASHELSKHNGAGPPMIGESAAWTCGAAAGEAPGADSQVELCRKRALSMKEELHDCDSTLINGSPSNISSGSGSLDDNFEDCVKTIRELECRGHINQEFRLKFLTWFSLRSTERERRVVNTFVQALSDDRSSLAGQLVDAFSDLVSNKRPRNGFCNRLWH; encoded by the exons ATGGATTTAGAAGACAAGTTCTTAGCTAAAG TTTCAGGTATCCAGAGTCTGTCTTCAAGTGTGCAGAGTACTCCCGAAAAAAATGGGAATTCAGATGATGCTTCAAAAAGTCCAGATCTGCTGCAGGAGTTCTTAAATAAGAAGGAACTTATTCGAAATTGCTTCGATAAGGACAAGAAAAACTCAGCCTCATCCAAAAGCAAAATGAGAGAACCTCTGAAACCAAACAACAAACCATTTAAGAAGCAGGATCACAGGAAAGCCTCTAATAGTCCAAGCAATCAACCTTCTTCCAAGAAGCAAACGAGAAAGGGAGATAATCCAATGCGACTTCCTCCAGCCATTGAACAGGCTTCGGATTTTGGGCATTCAAAGTCATGGTTATGCAAAAATTCAGCATGTAGAGCTGTCCTTTCAACTGATGATACATTTTGCAAGAGGTGCTCTTGCTGCATTTGCCATTTATTTGATGACAATAAGGATCCCAGCCTTTGGTTGGTGTGCTCATCAGAGTCTGACAATGGGGTATTGGGCTCCTGTGGGTTGTCATGCCACATTGAATGTGCTCTTCAACGTGAAAAGGCTGGAGTTGTCGATCTTGGCCAACTGATGCAGCTTGATGGCAGTTACTGCTGTGCGTCTTGTGGCAAAGTTTCTGGAATTTTAGG AAGTTGGAAGAAGCAGATAGCTATGGCTAAGGATGCTCGTCGTATCGATGTCCTCTGCTATAGGATATACTTGAGTTACAGGCTTCTGGATGGTACTTCCCAGTTCAAAGATTTGCACAAATATGTCAAAGATGCAAAGGCCAAATTAGAAACAGAGGTGGGTCCCATTAATGGCTTTTCTGCCAAGATGGCACGGGGAATTGTCAGCAGGCTATCAGTTGCCGTTGATGTGCAGAAACTCTGCTCTCTTGCAGTTGAAAGAGCGGAGGAATTGTTGGTCAGTGCTTCCAACAGCAATATAACTCATAGAG AGGAGTCACGTCCTGCTGCTTGCAAGTTCCTATTTGAGGAAGTAACTTCATCCTCTGTCATTATTGTTCTGATTGAATTGTCTTCTCCATCAGCTGACGACATTAAGGGTTACAAACTGTGGTATCATAAGAGTGGAGCTGAGACAAGAGAAGAACCCGCTTGTGTCTTTCCTAGAGACAAGAGAAGAATTCTGATATCCAATCTGCAGCCATGCACTGAATATTCCTTTCACATAATTTCTTATACAGAAGCAGGTGATTTGGGTCATTCTGAGGCGAAGTGTTTCACAAAAAGTGTGGAGATCATCCACAAGAACCACAACCCATTAGCTGCTATTGATGGCAACAAAGAGAGAGCCCTCATTGAAGGAAGTTCCTCTGGTTCCAATAGCAAGCCTGATTCTACAGATGCAGTTGCTTTTGCTGGTTTCAAGGTCCGTGATCTCGGAAAGATCCTGCACTTGGCTTCAGCTCAAGAGCGAGGATGCTTCGAAGGATTCTGCAGTGTTGATATGGAGAGATGTTGTGGAATAAGCAAAAGGACGGAGCCCAAGAAAGTTGTAGAAAATTATGTGCCATCCGTTCCGCGTGAACTTGACTTAAATGTTGCTTCTGTCCCTGATTTAAATGAGGCAGCCCCTCCCTATGAGTTCTCCAGGGATGAAGATAACGGCTGCTTATTCAATCAGGTTGTTgaggtggatgatgatgctgcTTCCCATGAACTCAGTAAGCACAATGGAGCTGGACCCCCGATGATTGGCGAGTCAGCGGCCTGGACATGTGGGGCTGCTGCTGGAGAAGCACCAGGTGCGGATTCTCAGGTCGAGCTATGCAGAAAAAGAGCTTTGAGCATGAAAGAAGAGTTGCATGATTGCGATAGTACTCTGATAAATGGGTCCCCTAGCAATATTTCTAGTGGTTCGGGAAGCTTGGACGATAACTTTGAGGATTGCGTCAAGACCATCAGGGAACTTGAATGTCGGGGTCACATCAATCAAGAATTCAGGCTAAAATTTTTGACGTGGTTCAGCCTAAGATCCACGGAGCGGGAACGGAGAGTGGTTAACACCTTTGTTCAGGCTCTGAGTGATGACCGAAGTAGCTTAGCGGGACAGTTGGTTGATGCCTTTTCAGATTTGGTATCTAACAAAAGGCCGAGGAACGGGTTCTGCAATAGGTTATGGCATTAA
- the LOC104436621 gene encoding VIN3-like protein 1 isoform X3 — MREPLKPNNKPFKKQDHRKASNSPSNQPSSKKQTRKGDNPMRLPPAIEQASDFGHSKSWLCKNSACRAVLSTDDTFCKRCSCCICHLFDDNKDPSLWLVCSSESDNGVLGSCGLSCHIECALQREKAGVVDLGQLMQLDGSYCCASCGKVSGILGSWKKQIAMAKDARRIDVLCYRIYLSYRLLDGTSQFKDLHKYVKDAKAKLETEVGPINGFSAKMARGIVSRLSVAVDVQKLCSLAVERAEELLVSASNSNITHREESRPAACKFLFEEVTSSSVIIVLIELSSPSADDIKGYKLWYHKSGAETREEPACVFPRDKRRILISNLQPCTEYSFHIISYTEAGDLGHSEAKCFTKSVEIIHKNHNPLAAIDGNKERALIEGSSSGSNSKPDSTDAVAFAGFKVRDLGKILHLASAQERGCFEGFCSVDMERCCGISKRTEPKKVVENYVPSVPRELDLNVASVPDLNEAAPPYEFSRDEDNGCLFNQVVEVDDDAASHELSKHNGAGPPMIGESAAWTCGAAAGEAPGADSQVELCRKRALSMKEELHDCDSTLINGSPSNISSGSGSLDDNFEDCVKTIRELECRGHINQEFRLKFLTWFSLRSTERERRVVNTFVQALSDDRSSLAGQLVDAFSDLVSNKRPRNGFCNRHFFPPPKPQSEAHSSVF, encoded by the exons ATGAGAGAACCTCTGAAACCAAACAACAAACCATTTAAGAAGCAGGATCACAGGAAAGCCTCTAATAGTCCAAGCAATCAACCTTCTTCCAAGAAGCAAACGAGAAAGGGAGATAATCCAATGCGACTTCCTCCAGCCATTGAACAGGCTTCGGATTTTGGGCATTCAAAGTCATGGTTATGCAAAAATTCAGCATGTAGAGCTGTCCTTTCAACTGATGATACATTTTGCAAGAGGTGCTCTTGCTGCATTTGCCATTTATTTGATGACAATAAGGATCCCAGCCTTTGGTTGGTGTGCTCATCAGAGTCTGACAATGGGGTATTGGGCTCCTGTGGGTTGTCATGCCACATTGAATGTGCTCTTCAACGTGAAAAGGCTGGAGTTGTCGATCTTGGCCAACTGATGCAGCTTGATGGCAGTTACTGCTGTGCGTCTTGTGGCAAAGTTTCTGGAATTTTAGG AAGTTGGAAGAAGCAGATAGCTATGGCTAAGGATGCTCGTCGTATCGATGTCCTCTGCTATAGGATATACTTGAGTTACAGGCTTCTGGATGGTACTTCCCAGTTCAAAGATTTGCACAAATATGTCAAAGATGCAAAGGCCAAATTAGAAACAGAGGTGGGTCCCATTAATGGCTTTTCTGCCAAGATGGCACGGGGAATTGTCAGCAGGCTATCAGTTGCCGTTGATGTGCAGAAACTCTGCTCTCTTGCAGTTGAAAGAGCGGAGGAATTGTTGGTCAGTGCTTCCAACAGCAATATAACTCATAGAG AGGAGTCACGTCCTGCTGCTTGCAAGTTCCTATTTGAGGAAGTAACTTCATCCTCTGTCATTATTGTTCTGATTGAATTGTCTTCTCCATCAGCTGACGACATTAAGGGTTACAAACTGTGGTATCATAAGAGTGGAGCTGAGACAAGAGAAGAACCCGCTTGTGTCTTTCCTAGAGACAAGAGAAGAATTCTGATATCCAATCTGCAGCCATGCACTGAATATTCCTTTCACATAATTTCTTATACAGAAGCAGGTGATTTGGGTCATTCTGAGGCGAAGTGTTTCACAAAAAGTGTGGAGATCATCCACAAGAACCACAACCCATTAGCTGCTATTGATGGCAACAAAGAGAGAGCCCTCATTGAAGGAAGTTCCTCTGGTTCCAATAGCAAGCCTGATTCTACAGATGCAGTTGCTTTTGCTGGTTTCAAGGTCCGTGATCTCGGAAAGATCCTGCACTTGGCTTCAGCTCAAGAGCGAGGATGCTTCGAAGGATTCTGCAGTGTTGATATGGAGAGATGTTGTGGAATAAGCAAAAGGACGGAGCCCAAGAAAGTTGTAGAAAATTATGTGCCATCCGTTCCGCGTGAACTTGACTTAAATGTTGCTTCTGTCCCTGATTTAAATGAGGCAGCCCCTCCCTATGAGTTCTCCAGGGATGAAGATAACGGCTGCTTATTCAATCAGGTTGTTgaggtggatgatgatgctgcTTCCCATGAACTCAGTAAGCACAATGGAGCTGGACCCCCGATGATTGGCGAGTCAGCGGCCTGGACATGTGGGGCTGCTGCTGGAGAAGCACCAGGTGCGGATTCTCAGGTCGAGCTATGCAGAAAAAGAGCTTTGAGCATGAAAGAAGAGTTGCATGATTGCGATAGTACTCTGATAAATGGGTCCCCTAGCAATATTTCTAGTGGTTCGGGAAGCTTGGACGATAACTTTGAGGATTGCGTCAAGACCATCAGGGAACTTGAATGTCGGGGTCACATCAATCAAGAATTCAGGCTAAAATTTTTGACGTGGTTCAGCCTAAGATCCACGGAGCGGGAACGGAGAGTGGTTAACACCTTTGTTCAGGCTCTGAGTGATGACCGAAGTAGCTTAGCGGGACAGTTGGTTGATGCCTTTTCAGATTTGGTATCTAACAAAAGGCCGAGGAACGGGTTCTGCAATAG GCATTTTTTTCCGCCCCCTAAACCTCAGTCCGAAGCACATTCATCCGTATTCTAG